In Citrobacter sp. RHB25-C09, the following proteins share a genomic window:
- a CDS encoding MurR/RpiR family transcriptional regulator yields MAYTIDIISCITERFLALTATEKRIAQFILDDVATAVELPIAELARLTDTSQASVTRFARALGCKDVRELKVKLAQSLAVGQRFILDVPDLEGIQGIYESIISVLDTNRRSLDTTTLSQAVNWLSQARQILAIGTGGGSTICAQEIQYRLFRLGLPVVSQNDALMMRMMCSAVTPQDVVVVLSLGGYTPEILESAAIARQYGAKVIAITPAQTPLAEQADLVLPLLVEENDYIFKPSPSRYAMLAMVDVLATELAMANKAQAKDRLRRIKLALDSHRGGANRQPLGD; encoded by the coding sequence CGCTTTTTGGCGTTAACCGCCACGGAAAAACGAATCGCGCAGTTTATTCTTGATGATGTTGCAACCGCGGTTGAACTGCCTATTGCCGAACTGGCGCGCTTAACGGATACCAGCCAGGCGTCTGTCACCCGTTTTGCCCGTGCGCTGGGATGCAAAGACGTAAGAGAGTTAAAGGTTAAGCTGGCCCAGTCGCTGGCGGTAGGGCAACGGTTTATTCTTGACGTTCCCGATCTCGAAGGCATTCAGGGTATTTACGAATCTATAATCAGCGTGCTTGATACGAATCGCCGTTCTCTTGACACAACAACCCTCAGTCAGGCCGTCAACTGGCTAAGCCAGGCGCGTCAGATCCTTGCCATCGGAACGGGCGGCGGTTCAACGATTTGCGCACAAGAGATTCAGTATCGCTTATTCCGTCTCGGCCTACCGGTCGTGAGTCAAAATGATGCACTCATGATGCGCATGATGTGTTCTGCGGTCACCCCTCAGGATGTGGTTGTTGTGTTGTCGCTGGGCGGATATACGCCAGAAATCCTCGAAAGCGCCGCAATCGCCCGGCAATACGGCGCAAAAGTGATTGCGATTACGCCTGCGCAAACACCGCTGGCAGAACAGGCCGATTTGGTGTTGCCACTGCTGGTTGAGGAGAATGACTACATCTTTAAGCCCAGTCCATCGCGCTACGCTATGCTGGCGATGGTGGATGTCCTGGCGACAGAACTGGCGATGGCAAATAAAGCGCAGGCGAAAGATCGCCTGCGTCGTATCAAACTGGCTTTAGACAGCCATCGCGGCGGGGCCAACCGCCAACCGCTGGGTGATTAA
- a CDS encoding 2-dehydro-3-deoxy-6-phosphogalactonate aldolase has protein sequence MQDNKLVAILRGITPAEVDDHVDVLLDAGFRYIEIPLNSPDWQLSIPRAIARAGSRAMIGAGTVLTSAQVDTLAEMGARLIVTPNIQPAVIRRAVEHGLLVCPGCATATEAFNALEAGAQWLKIFPSVAFGPDYIRALKAVLPPTIPVLAVGGVTPDNLAEYLAAGCAGAGTGGDLYRAGQSVTRTQEQATRFMNAWRAAL, from the coding sequence ATGCAGGACAATAAGTTAGTGGCCATTCTGCGCGGCATTACACCGGCAGAGGTTGACGATCATGTTGACGTCTTACTGGATGCCGGGTTTCGCTACATTGAGATACCGTTAAATTCTCCAGACTGGCAGTTAAGCATTCCTCGGGCGATTGCCAGAGCAGGTAGCAGGGCGATGATTGGCGCGGGTACGGTCTTAACGTCGGCACAGGTGGATACGCTGGCGGAGATGGGGGCCAGGCTGATTGTGACCCCCAATATCCAGCCCGCAGTCATTCGCCGTGCGGTTGAGCACGGCCTGCTGGTGTGCCCGGGGTGCGCGACAGCGACCGAAGCGTTTAATGCCCTTGAGGCTGGCGCACAATGGCTGAAAATTTTCCCCTCGGTGGCGTTTGGCCCGGACTATATTCGGGCGTTAAAGGCTGTTCTCCCGCCAACGATTCCTGTGCTGGCGGTTGGCGGTGTGACTCCCGATAACCTGGCCGAGTATTTAGCAGCAGGCTGTGCAGGCGCAGGCACCGGGGGCGATCTATACCGCGCCGGGCAAAGCGTTACCCGAACCCAGGAACAGGCAACACGCTTTATGAACGCCTGGCGTGCGGCTCTTTAA
- a CDS encoding 2-dehydro-3-deoxygalactonokinase: MNHENYIAVDWGSTHLRAWHVQQNEIKNQLQVAMGVTRLGSTNAAEVFAQYIAPWRDALDVPVVMAGMIGSEAGWKSIPYVSCPVSLVSLAQHLCPVGEQIWIVPGLKVEEADVSNVMRGEETQLLGASQLSPSSWYVMPGTHCKWVQMNEGQVVHFETVMTGELHHLLMTHSLLGAGLPQQESDEAAFEQGVQKGLQSPSILPRLFETRAAWVLNSLPRASVSDFLSGLLIGAEVAAQCHAWQPSSVTLVGNQSLTTRYQQALSRAGIGVQCCDGDAAFLQGVRSIIYAGQ, from the coding sequence ATGAACCACGAAAATTATATTGCGGTTGACTGGGGGTCCACCCACCTCCGGGCGTGGCATGTTCAGCAGAACGAAATCAAAAACCAGCTACAGGTCGCGATGGGCGTAACGCGCCTGGGCTCGACGAACGCGGCGGAGGTTTTTGCTCAGTATATTGCTCCCTGGCGTGATGCGCTTGATGTGCCCGTGGTGATGGCCGGGATGATCGGCAGTGAGGCCGGATGGAAGTCTATTCCCTATGTTAGCTGCCCCGTCTCCCTGGTTTCTCTGGCGCAACATCTGTGCCCGGTGGGTGAACAGATATGGATTGTCCCAGGCCTGAAAGTGGAAGAGGCCGATGTCAGCAACGTGATGCGGGGCGAAGAGACGCAATTGCTCGGCGCTTCTCAGCTCTCTCCATCTTCCTGGTACGTCATGCCCGGAACCCACTGCAAATGGGTTCAGATGAATGAAGGACAGGTCGTGCATTTTGAAACCGTCATGACCGGTGAGTTGCACCATCTGTTAATGACCCATTCGCTTCTGGGGGCGGGACTCCCGCAGCAGGAATCGGATGAGGCCGCGTTTGAGCAAGGGGTGCAAAAAGGCCTTCAGTCCCCCTCGATCTTACCCCGACTGTTTGAAACGCGGGCAGCATGGGTACTGAATTCGCTCCCCCGCGCGTCAGTCTCTGACTTCTTATCCGGCTTGCTGATCGGGGCCGAGGTCGCCGCACAATGCCACGCCTGGCAGCCATCATCGGTGACGCTGGTCGGAAATCAGTCGCTGACTACGCGTTATCAACAAGCTTTAAGCCGGGCCGGGATCGGCGTTCAGTGTTGTGATGGTGATGCGGCATTTCTCCAGGGTGTAAGGAGCATTATTTATGCAGGACAATAA
- a CDS encoding sodium:solute symporter family protein, with amino-acid sequence MNSDIFLIGFIIYAIAMIWLGWYVSRNQKSGEDFLLGGRSLPLFLTLGSTVATMVGTGSSMGAVGFGYSNGWAGMLYGIGGAVGILLVAWLFAPVRKLRFMTMSEELSYYTGGSHIIKNIVGLMIFIASIGWLGAHILGGSMYLAWATGIDLTLAKLIIAMAFAIYVIIGGYSAVVWTDTIQALILFFGFILMAILAVVHVGGWSAIEQAMDPRALSFFAIDKMGALPALSLAMVIGVGVLATPSYRQRIYSGKDVSSVRRSFVYTGVLYLFFSILPAIIGMAAFVMNPNLENSNYAFLFATSFLPSILGLVVLIAGLSATMSSASSDAIAAVAIMMRDVYTIVTGRMPPEHRAITLSRWMLTFVIGLALVFALTSNDIISYITKMISMLMSGLFVCSILGRFWLRFNWQGALTALLSGMLVSIVILVNPTWLAFWGNPCIPSVLGSLVSAVFVTLMTPASKVSREEALAMITNERENQSVAAVGGKVEKA; translated from the coding sequence ATGAACAGTGATATCTTTTTAATCGGCTTTATTATTTATGCCATCGCTATGATTTGGCTTGGCTGGTATGTATCTCGTAATCAAAAAAGTGGTGAAGATTTCCTGCTGGGAGGCCGTTCGCTGCCGTTATTTCTGACACTTGGATCAACGGTGGCGACCATGGTAGGAACGGGTTCCAGCATGGGGGCTGTAGGTTTTGGTTATAGCAATGGCTGGGCCGGAATGCTTTATGGTATCGGCGGTGCAGTCGGGATATTGCTGGTTGCCTGGCTGTTCGCGCCGGTGCGTAAACTGCGCTTTATGACGATGAGCGAAGAACTTTCGTATTATACCGGCGGTAGCCACATAATAAAAAATATTGTCGGCCTGATGATATTTATCGCTTCGATTGGCTGGTTAGGTGCCCATATTTTGGGGGGCAGCATGTATCTTGCCTGGGCTACCGGAATTGATCTGACGCTCGCAAAATTAATTATTGCAATGGCGTTTGCAATCTACGTCATTATTGGCGGTTACTCGGCGGTGGTCTGGACCGATACAATCCAGGCGCTGATTCTGTTTTTTGGCTTTATTTTGATGGCGATTCTCGCGGTGGTACACGTCGGTGGCTGGAGCGCTATTGAGCAGGCGATGGATCCCAGAGCGCTGAGCTTTTTCGCGATTGATAAAATGGGAGCCTTGCCCGCACTGTCCCTGGCGATGGTGATCGGCGTTGGAGTACTGGCAACACCGTCTTACCGTCAGCGAATCTACTCAGGTAAAGATGTCTCCTCGGTGCGTCGCTCATTTGTTTATACCGGCGTGCTGTATCTTTTCTTTTCGATTTTACCGGCCATTATCGGGATGGCGGCGTTCGTGATGAATCCCAATCTGGAAAACAGCAATTACGCATTCCTGTTTGCCACCAGTTTCCTTCCCTCAATACTGGGTCTGGTGGTCTTAATTGCTGGACTGTCGGCCACGATGTCATCTGCCAGCTCCGATGCCATCGCCGCCGTTGCCATCATGATGCGAGACGTCTACACCATCGTGACGGGCAGAATGCCGCCAGAGCACCGTGCCATTACGCTGTCCCGCTGGATGCTGACCTTTGTGATAGGACTGGCGCTGGTTTTCGCACTGACGTCTAACGACATCATTAGTTACATCACCAAAATGATCTCCATGCTGATGTCAGGTCTGTTTGTCTGTTCGATTCTGGGTCGCTTCTGGTTGCGCTTCAACTGGCAAGGCGCGTTGACGGCGTTGCTCAGCGGCATGCTGGTTTCTATTGTGATTCTGGTTAATCCAACATGGCTGGCATTTTGGGGAAATCCTTGTATTCCTTCGGTTCTCGGCAGCCTGGTTTCCGCCGTCTTTGTGACGTTAATGACGCCAGCCAGCAAAGTCAGTCGTGAAGAAGCGCTGGCGATGATTACGAATGAACGGGAAAACCAGAGCGTCGCAGCGGTGGGTGGAAAGGTGGAAAAGGCATGA
- a CDS encoding RidA family protein, which translates to MSIKRYGTEGGTGTGGQHLPFARAVEAGGWLYVSGQTPMKNGEVVEGGIVEQSRLAIQNCVDIMTEAGYTLADVVHVKVILTDSRYFQSFNKVFREFFGEHPPARICCVADLVVDCKVEVDVTCFNANRI; encoded by the coding sequence ATGAGCATTAAACGTTACGGTACGGAAGGTGGAACGGGCACGGGTGGTCAGCATTTACCGTTTGCCAGAGCTGTTGAAGCGGGCGGGTGGCTCTATGTGTCAGGTCAGACCCCAATGAAGAATGGCGAAGTCGTAGAGGGAGGGATCGTCGAACAGTCTCGCCTGGCGATTCAGAACTGCGTCGATATCATGACTGAAGCGGGCTACACCCTGGCAGATGTGGTACACGTTAAAGTGATCCTCACCGACTCACGCTATTTCCAGTCGTTTAATAAGGTATTTCGCGAGTTTTTTGGTGAACATCCGCCAGCCCGTATTTGCTGTGTCGCCGATCTGGTTGTCGATTGCAAAGTAGAAGTGGACGTCACCTGTTTTAACGCGAACCGAATATAG
- a CDS encoding D-aminoacylase, whose protein sequence is MMVDWLFKNVTVIDGSGGPQYRGDVAVAGDRIVDIAPSLNVDAAQIINGAGQVLAPGFIDVHTHDDINVIRMPEYLPKMSQGITTVIVGNCGISAAAATMKGAVPDPMNLLGEAQHFIYPTVEAYAQAVEAARPALNVGTLIGHTALRNNHMDNLFRPATVSEITAMRNDLREALKQGALGMSSGLAYATAFESTTEEVMALAEELSEAQGVYTTHLRSEFEPILEALDEAFRIGRHAQVPVVVSHHKCAGAKNWGRTKETLAFFDKMRAQQEIGCDCYPYSASSSTLDLKQVTDEFDIVITWSEPHPDQAGKKLQQIADDWQMSMLEAAKLLMPAGAIYYNMDEQDVRRVLSYPVTMIGSDGLPNDPMPHPRLWGAFPRVLGHYCRDERLFPLTMAIHKMTGLSAARFQLPERGLIKTGYYADLVLLDPQTVRDVASFSDPQQPADGINAVMVNGVMSYGRDKHIIGRAGRFLRRQSQSGKE, encoded by the coding sequence ATGATGGTTGACTGGTTATTCAAGAATGTGACGGTAATCGACGGCAGCGGGGGTCCTCAATATCGCGGTGATGTCGCAGTGGCCGGCGATCGGATTGTAGATATCGCGCCGTCACTGAACGTCGATGCTGCACAGATCATTAACGGTGCAGGGCAGGTGTTGGCACCCGGTTTTATCGATGTTCATACCCATGACGACATCAATGTCATCCGCATGCCGGAATATTTACCGAAAATGAGTCAGGGCATTACCACGGTTATTGTCGGGAACTGTGGGATCAGCGCGGCGGCGGCAACCATGAAAGGTGCAGTGCCCGACCCAATGAACCTCCTGGGCGAAGCGCAGCATTTTATTTACCCAACAGTTGAGGCTTATGCCCAGGCGGTAGAAGCAGCCAGGCCCGCCCTCAACGTAGGGACACTGATTGGTCATACTGCGTTACGCAATAACCATATGGACAATCTTTTTCGTCCGGCAACCGTTTCTGAAATCACCGCTATGCGTAACGATCTCCGCGAGGCGCTGAAACAAGGCGCTCTTGGGATGAGTTCCGGGTTGGCGTATGCCACCGCATTTGAGTCAACGACGGAAGAAGTGATGGCGCTGGCCGAAGAGCTTTCGGAGGCGCAGGGCGTTTACACGACCCACTTACGCTCAGAGTTTGAACCCATTCTGGAGGCGCTGGACGAAGCATTTCGCATAGGCCGCCATGCGCAGGTTCCGGTTGTGGTTTCCCACCATAAATGCGCTGGGGCGAAAAACTGGGGGCGAACGAAAGAGACGCTGGCATTTTTCGACAAAATGCGAGCGCAGCAGGAGATTGGCTGCGACTGCTACCCCTACTCAGCGAGTTCCTCAACGTTGGATCTGAAACAGGTTACCGACGAGTTCGACATTGTCATCACCTGGTCAGAACCTCATCCGGATCAGGCGGGCAAAAAGCTTCAACAAATCGCCGATGACTGGCAGATGAGTATGTTGGAGGCGGCAAAATTACTGATGCCTGCCGGGGCTATCTATTACAACATGGATGAGCAGGACGTGCGTCGCGTGCTGAGCTATCCGGTGACGATGATCGGTTCTGACGGTCTGCCAAATGACCCCATGCCGCATCCTCGTTTATGGGGGGCATTTCCCCGCGTGCTGGGGCATTACTGCCGGGATGAAAGGTTATTTCCACTGACCATGGCGATACACAAAATGACCGGCCTTTCCGCCGCCCGTTTTCAATTGCCGGAGCGTGGGCTAATTAAGACCGGTTACTATGCGGACTTGGTGTTACTTGATCCGCAAACGGTGCGGGATGTCGCAAGTTTCTCCGATCCGCAGCAGCCTGCGGATGGGATCAATGCAGTAATGGTCAATGGCGTAATGAGTTACGGCCGCGACAAACATATTATCGGCCGCGCGGGTCGTTTTCTGCGCCGCCAGTCCCAGTCTGGTAAGGAGTAA
- a CDS encoding amino acid deaminase codes for MKYQNGTRVPHKAALMKMPACVVAEDVCLPAAVIKKSALENNIDWMQRYADARGVSLAPHGKTTMTPRIFQAQQEAGAWAIGVGSAWQAGAAMASGIQRILMVNQLVGKANMLLISQLKELYPTAEFICCVDSLENARALSAFFTQRQQTLDVMIELGVSGGRCGCRGTHAALTLAEQISSYPALRLRGLELYEGVLHGDDAQPQVETLLREAARLACDMEKYVTGEFILTGAGTVWYDVVCNIWLAADKPKNCRIVIRPGCYITHDLGIYDDAQQQLKARDRIACDLAGDLTSALELVALVQSVPEQNRAVVNFGKRDCAFDAGLPQPIAHYRDGKRLPFDAQTVRSVGIMDQHCMLQISAKSDVQVGDILIFGTSHPCLTFDKWKTLLLTDDDYTVLEELDTLF; via the coding sequence ATGAAATACCAAAACGGAACGCGAGTACCCCATAAAGCCGCACTGATGAAAATGCCCGCCTGCGTCGTGGCAGAAGATGTCTGCCTGCCTGCAGCCGTCATCAAAAAATCGGCGCTTGAGAACAACATTGACTGGATGCAGCGCTATGCGGATGCCCGCGGCGTTTCCCTGGCCCCACACGGTAAAACCACGATGACGCCACGGATTTTTCAGGCACAACAGGAGGCTGGAGCCTGGGCAATCGGCGTAGGCAGCGCGTGGCAGGCGGGTGCCGCAATGGCGAGCGGCATTCAGCGCATACTGATGGTGAATCAGCTCGTGGGGAAAGCGAATATGTTGCTGATTTCTCAGTTAAAAGAGCTATATCCGACAGCAGAATTCATCTGCTGCGTCGATAGTCTGGAGAACGCCCGTGCGCTTTCAGCCTTTTTTACGCAGCGCCAGCAAACGCTGGACGTGATGATCGAGCTTGGCGTAAGCGGTGGACGCTGCGGCTGTCGCGGTACACATGCCGCATTGACGCTGGCTGAACAAATTTCATCGTATCCCGCCCTTCGACTTCGCGGGCTGGAACTGTACGAAGGGGTATTACATGGTGACGATGCACAACCGCAGGTGGAAACTCTTCTGCGCGAAGCCGCACGGCTTGCCTGCGATATGGAAAAATACGTTACAGGTGAGTTTATTCTCACCGGGGCAGGAACCGTCTGGTACGATGTGGTATGCAACATTTGGCTTGCAGCGGACAAACCCAAAAACTGCCGAATCGTAATCCGTCCCGGTTGCTATATCACTCATGACCTGGGAATTTATGATGACGCCCAGCAGCAACTGAAGGCGCGCGATCGTATCGCCTGCGATTTGGCTGGCGATCTCACCTCGGCACTGGAACTCGTTGCACTGGTGCAGTCCGTGCCTGAGCAGAATCGCGCGGTGGTCAATTTCGGCAAGCGAGACTGTGCTTTCGACGCGGGCTTACCTCAACCCATTGCCCACTACCGTGATGGAAAGCGACTGCCATTCGATGCCCAAACGGTCCGCAGCGTTGGCATTATGGATCAACATTGCATGCTGCAAATCAGTGCAAAAAGTGACGTTCAGGTCGGTGATATTTTGATATTTGGTACTTCACATCCCTGCCTGACCTTCGATAAGTGGAAAACGCTGCTGCTGACAGATGACGATTACACCGTACTGGAAGAGCTGGATACGCTTTTCTGA
- a CDS encoding Ldh family oxidoreductase codes for METVNLAISEAYALARDVLSKNGFSAEHADAIARNVTAGERDGCASHGLWRLLGIVETLRKGKVSADARPVIIDQAPAIVKADAGGAFSLVAYEQALPLLISKAKACGIAALAINRCVHFSALFADIEPLTDAGLVGYACTPSHAWVAPAGGTRPLFGTNPIAFGWPRKGKPPYIFDMATSAAARGEIQLHHRAGKAIPEGWGIDQEGKPSTDPQAVLNGAMLTFGGHKGSAFAAMVELLAGPLIGDMTSAESLAWDEGAGGLPYGGELILALDPTRFLGEEAEIHLDRAETLFAAMQDQGARLPGERRFTSREKSQLEGVTITRSLFDDISALL; via the coding sequence ATGGAAACAGTAAACCTCGCAATATCGGAGGCTTACGCGCTGGCACGCGACGTGCTAAGCAAGAATGGGTTTAGCGCTGAACACGCCGATGCGATCGCGCGTAACGTGACGGCGGGAGAGCGGGACGGCTGTGCGTCACACGGGCTGTGGCGGCTACTGGGGATCGTCGAAACGCTGCGAAAAGGGAAAGTCTCTGCCGATGCGCGGCCAGTGATTATTGACCAGGCCCCGGCGATTGTTAAAGCCGATGCAGGCGGCGCGTTCTCGCTGGTGGCCTACGAGCAGGCGCTGCCGTTGCTTATCAGCAAAGCCAAAGCGTGCGGGATTGCGGCGCTGGCGATCAACCGCTGCGTGCATTTTTCCGCGCTGTTTGCGGACATCGAACCGCTCACCGATGCCGGACTGGTCGGCTACGCCTGTACGCCAAGCCACGCCTGGGTTGCGCCGGCGGGGGGCACGCGTCCGCTGTTTGGTACCAACCCGATTGCCTTCGGCTGGCCGCGTAAAGGTAAGCCGCCCTATATTTTTGATATGGCGACCAGCGCGGCGGCGCGGGGTGAGATCCAGTTACATCATCGTGCAGGAAAAGCCATTCCTGAGGGCTGGGGGATTGACCAGGAAGGCAAACCTTCTACCGATCCGCAGGCGGTGCTAAACGGCGCGATGCTGACCTTTGGCGGCCATAAGGGATCCGCGTTTGCCGCGATGGTGGAGCTGCTTGCCGGGCCGCTTATTGGCGATATGACCAGCGCCGAGTCTTTGGCCTGGGATGAAGGTGCGGGCGGTTTACCCTACGGCGGCGAACTCATTCTGGCGCTCGATCCTACCCGCTTCCTGGGCGAAGAGGCTGAAATACACCTTGATCGGGCGGAAACGTTGTTTGCGGCGATGCAGGATCAAGGCGCACGTCTGCCGGGCGAGCGACGCTTTACCTCACGTGAGAAATCGCAACTGGAAGGGGTGACGATTACGCGTTCCCTGTTTGATGATATTTCGGCGCTATTGTAG
- the btsT gene encoding pyruvate/proton symporter BtsT — protein MDTKKIFKHIPWVILGIIGAFCLSVVALRRGEHVSALWIVVASVSVYLVAYRYYSLYIAQKVMKLDPTRSTPAVINNDGLNYVPTNRYVLFGHHFAAIAGAGPLVGPVLAAQMGYLPGTLWLLAGVVLAGAVQDFMVLFISSRRNGASLGEMIKEEMGPVPGTIALFGCFLIMIIILAVLALIVVKALAESPWGVFTVCSTVPIALFMGIYMRFLRPGRVGEVSVIGIVLLVASIYFGGVIAHDPYWGPALTFKDTTITFALIGYAFISALLPVWLILAPRDYLATFLKIGVIVGLALGIVILNPELKMPAMTQYIDGTGPLWKGALFPFLFITIACGAVSGFHALISSGTTPKLLACETDARFIGYGAMLMESFVAIMALVAASIIEPGLYFAMNTPPAGLGITMPNLHEMGGENAPLIMAQLKDVTAHAAATVSSWGFVISPEQILQTAKDIGEPSVLNRAGGAPTLAVGIAHVFHKVLPMADMGFWYHFGILFEALFILTALDAGTRSGRFMLQDLLGNFVPFLKKTDSLVAGIIGTAGCVGLWGYLLYQGVVDPLGGVKSLWPLFGISNQMLAAVALVLGTVVLIKMQRTKYIWVTVVPAVWLLICTTWALGLKLFSANPQMEGFFYMANQYKEKIANGGELTAQQIANMNHIVVNNYTNAGLSILFLVVVYSIIFYGFKTWLKVRNVDKRTDKETPYVPVPEGGVKTSSHH, from the coding sequence ATGGATACTAAAAAGATATTCAAGCACATACCCTGGGTGATCCTCGGGATCATCGGGGCCTTCTGCCTCTCGGTAGTGGCCTTACGTCGGGGTGAACACGTCAGCGCACTGTGGATCGTGGTTGCTTCCGTGTCGGTATATCTGGTGGCTTACCGCTACTACAGCCTTTACATCGCCCAGAAGGTGATGAAGCTCGACCCTACACGCTCGACGCCTGCGGTCATCAATAATGATGGCCTGAACTATGTCCCGACCAACCGCTACGTGCTGTTCGGTCACCACTTCGCCGCTATCGCCGGTGCAGGTCCGTTAGTGGGGCCGGTTCTGGCAGCACAGATGGGCTACCTGCCGGGTACCCTGTGGCTGCTGGCGGGCGTAGTGCTGGCCGGTGCAGTGCAGGACTTCATGGTGCTGTTTATCTCTTCTCGCCGTAACGGCGCATCTCTGGGTGAGATGATCAAAGAAGAGATGGGCCCGGTACCGGGGACGATCGCCCTGTTCGGCTGCTTCTTAATCATGATCATCATCCTCGCCGTGCTGGCGCTGATCGTGGTAAAAGCACTGGCCGAAAGCCCGTGGGGTGTATTCACCGTTTGCTCTACGGTGCCTATCGCGCTGTTCATGGGGATCTACATGCGATTCCTGCGTCCAGGACGCGTGGGTGAAGTGTCAGTAATCGGTATCGTTCTGCTGGTGGCTTCCATCTATTTCGGCGGCGTGATTGCCCACGACCCTTACTGGGGCCCGGCGCTGACCTTTAAAGACACCACCATTACCTTCGCCCTGATCGGCTATGCGTTTATCTCTGCGCTGCTGCCGGTATGGCTGATTCTCGCACCGCGCGACTATCTGGCTACCTTCCTGAAGATCGGCGTTATCGTCGGCCTGGCGCTGGGTATCGTGATCCTGAACCCAGAGCTAAAAATGCCAGCGATGACGCAGTATATCGACGGCACCGGTCCGTTGTGGAAAGGAGCACTGTTCCCGTTCCTGTTCATTACCATCGCTTGTGGTGCGGTATCTGGCTTCCACGCCCTGATCTCCTCCGGTACCACGCCGAAACTGCTGGCCTGTGAAACCGACGCGCGTTTCATCGGCTACGGCGCGATGTTGATGGAATCCTTCGTGGCGATTATGGCGCTGGTTGCGGCATCCATCATCGAACCGGGTCTGTATTTCGCGATGAACACCCCGCCTGCTGGCCTTGGCATCACCATGCCAAACCTGCATGAAATGGGTGGCGAGAACGCGCCGTTGATTATGGCGCAACTGAAAGATGTGACGGCACATGCGGCCGCGACCGTGAGCTCCTGGGGCTTCGTGATTTCACCTGAGCAGATCCTGCAAACGGCGAAAGACATCGGCGAACCGTCCGTACTGAACCGCGCGGGTGGCGCACCAACGCTGGCTGTGGGTATTGCACACGTCTTCCATAAAGTACTGCCGATGGCTGACATGGGCTTCTGGTACCACTTCGGTATTCTGTTCGAAGCGCTGTTCATCCTGACCGCACTGGATGCGGGTACCCGTTCTGGCCGCTTTATGCTGCAAGACCTGCTGGGTAACTTCGTACCGTTCCTGAAGAAAACCGACTCTCTGGTTGCGGGCATTATCGGTACTGCGGGCTGTGTGGGTCTGTGGGGCTACCTGCTGTATCAGGGCGTGGTCGATCCGCTGGGCGGCGTGAAGAGCCTGTGGCCGCTGTTCGGTATCTCTAACCAGATGCTGGCTGCCGTGGCGCTGGTTCTGGGCACCGTGGTACTGATTAAAATGCAGCGCACCAAATACATCTGGGTCACCGTCGTCCCTGCAGTATGGCTGCTGATCTGCACCACCTGGGCACTGGGTCTGAAACTGTTCAGCGCCAATCCGCAGATGGAAGGCTTCTTCTACATGGCTAACCAGTACAAAGAGAAGATTGCTAACGGCGGCGAACTGACCGCCCAGCAGATTGCCAACATGAACCACATCGTTGTTAACAACTACACCAACGCAGGCCTGAGTATCCTGTTCCTGGTGGTGGTGTACAGCATTATCTTCTACGGTTTCAAGACCTGGTTGAAAGTGCGCAACGTGGACAAACGTACCGATAAAGAAACTCCGTACGTTCCGGTTCCTGAAGGCGGCGTGAAGACCTCTTCACATCACTAA
- a CDS encoding YbdD/YjiX family protein, giving the protein MFGNLGQAKKYLGQAAKMLIGIPDYDNYVEHMQTNHPDKPYMSYEEFFRERQQARYGGDGKGGMRCC; this is encoded by the coding sequence ATGTTTGGTAACTTAGGGCAGGCTAAAAAGTACCTCGGCCAGGCGGCGAAGATGTTGATTGGCATTCCAGACTACGACAACTACGTCGAGCATATGCAGACCAACCATCCTGATAAGCCGTACATGAGCTATGAAGAATTCTTCCGCGAGCGCCAGCAGGCGCGCTACGGCGGCGACGGTAAAGGCGGCATGCGCTGCTGTTAG